The genomic region TCTTCGATGCGAGACAATGCGTTGGCTACAATTTGAGCATCTTCTCGATTAACCTTTCCAGGTAACCTTTGAGCTATACTTGCGCAATTTTCTTTGTTGAGGACAAATAATTTATCTGAAGGATTAATATTTAGTTTTGTTGCATCTTCTTTCCAAATATAAGTGGTAGAAGATTGGTTTATAAATTGCCTGAATGCTTGATAATATTCATCACGCGTAGGATAGATATCAGGATGGTCGTAGTCAATCCCGCTGATAATACTAATATGAGGCTTAAAGTTCAAAAAATTACGATCAAATTCGTCTGCTTCATACACAAAATATTTAGCATCGGGGTTAAATTCACCCATTTCACCAAAGCCTATTTTAGCGCCAACAGAGTAGCTGACTGGGATTTTTAGTTGTTTTAGTACCCAAATAGTCATAGCTGTGGTGGTGGTTTTCCCGTGAGTACCAGCAATAGCAATTAGTTTGAGGTTTTTTTCTTTAATAATATGATTCAATAATTGATCACGCTTAGTAGACTTAATATGTTTTTCTTTTACGAATTGAAATTCTGGTGAATTTGGATTTTCGATAGCTACTGCCGACGAATAAACATACCAATCAATTGGATTTTTTGAGTTAACTTGGTCTATTTGGTCTTTACTTTGTCCGATATTAATATTATCAATGCCATGACTTCTTAGGTATTTAATATAATCAGAATCTTGTTTATCTGACCCAGAAACCTGATAGCCAGCCTGTTTTGCGATTAAGGCTAGTGGGCCAATTGCTGTTCCACCAATAGCAGAAAAGAAAATATGCATACATTTAGTCTACCAGGTTAGACCAAAAAGGTTTAACATAAGAGATATGAATAAACGTCATCTTAAGCAAATCTGGAGACGTATTGAGCTAGTTAATACATGGTATTTTTTTGGTCTGTTTGTGATATTTTTAATAATTGGTGCAACAGCTGTTAGACAAAATAACCTAAAGTCAATTGAGTTAAGAGAAGCAGTTGTCGAGAAAGATAAGCAAAATGGTGATGTCGAGTCTGCTCTTCGCATACTTCGTAAGCATATTTATTCCCATATGAATGCTGGACTTTCAAATGGAGCCACTCAACAGCCTATACAGCTAAAATATCGATACGAGCGGTTAGTAGAAGCAGAGAAGAAAAAGTCTGCCGACAGTAATCAAGTCTATTCTGACGCTCAAGCATACTGCGAACAACGTTTTGGCCAGGGGTCATTGCGAGAAGGTAGAGTGCCGTGCGTTCAGCAATACATAGCTGATCATAGTGCAAACAATGAAGTATCTAAAATTCCTGACGCACTGTTTAAGTTTGATTTTGTGAGCCCTGCATGGTCACCAGATTTAGCTGGCTGGAGCTTACTACTGTCGGGAATATTTTTGGCATTATTTTTGATTCGCTTCTTAACAGAACGCTGGTTTAAGGCCATGGTTAAAGATATTTAGATAAGCGTAAACGTTGTATAAATTATACATAGTACGACTTCATTTTTTAGGGAAAAATTATAGCCACCTCTGTTTATTCCTGATTATGGCCTTTAGTCGCTGTAGTATGTACAGTTTTAGATGAAAAAATAGTTGACAACACCAAAGGTAACAGAGTATGTTAGGGGTACTAATGTAAACCTAAAGAGGGAGAAGAATAAATGGCTTACAAGCACACGAACAGCAAAGGTGTAACATACTACCTAAACACTAAAGAAGTTACATTGCGTGGTGGCAAACAACAACGAATTTACTACTTTAGCAAAGACGAACGACCAGAAGGCACAGATTTGCCAGACGGATACACAGTTAATGAAAACCCACGAAATGGTTTCTTGACTGTTAAAAAAGGCTAAGAAGCAAACTTAAGTGTTACAAATAACACCCTTTTTACTAAGGGTGTTATTTGTATATTGTGCAAAATATTTGAAAGCATGGTATAATATTTGTTATGAGCGAAGAGTATAATGGTGGCCCTGGTTGGGTGGAAAACGAAGACGGTGACGTTGTTGTCCCACAGGGAGAGCCAGAACTAGACCCAAGAGCACCCTATATCAATGAAAGTGACCTGAGAGATACTCATTTACATTTTGATACAGATGAAGTCGATCCACGTGCTCCAATATCCAGAAAAGAAGCCCGGCGATTGAACCAAGAAGCTGAGGATGATAGGGGGTATTCGGTTACACCTAAGCCTAGTGATGTCAGAGAACTGCCTGGCAAAGATGGGCGTCCAACTAATTGGAAATAAAGACGAAGATAAATTGATTAGCTTATGACCCAAATTCCAGGACAAGGTTCGTTTGAGTTCGAACCAACACCACAACCACCAGAAGTAGAAGGACTTGACCTTGAAAGGCGAATTTCTACCAGTGGACTTATAAAGTATTTTGCTGAAGCAAGAAATTTAAGTGAAGCAGGGGTAAACCCAGACTTTATCGAGTATCTAAAACCCTTAACTCTTGAAGCGGGATTGTATGTCCCAGAAGGCAAGACAGATCGTGATATCGATACAGCTCGAGGCCCTGTGATATTCCCGGCTGCGGAGTACAAGGTATTAACAAAGAGTCCGATTCATATCGCCAGTACTGCTTCAGTTGGAGTAAAGAAAGCTCGCCAAAATGATATGGATAAAGAAGCTGTTGATTTGGCATCAAAAAGAGCGTCTGGGCATGCATTGACAAGCCAGCTTAAGAGGGCTAGTGGGTTATTTGACCAACTAAAAACAAAGGAAACAGCACTTAAGATGATAGAGTCTGAGATATATAGTGCTCGTGGCACCGGTTATTATGCTCACTATTCTATTGGGGTAATGTCACCGTTGATACTTACTGCGGAAGAAGCAATTTTTGATGCACTTGATGTTGTAGCTACAACGGGTGGATGGACTGAAGAACAATTTTCCGATGCCCAGAAAGCACTAAAGTATCAACTTTTTGGGCAACACAAAGACCGATATAGTTATTGGCGTGGTTACGTTCCGGTGGCACGACGTTATGCGCGCAAAAGGCGGTTAGTGGTGCAAAGTTCGATAGGATTAATAGAGCGTGAGTTGACAAAGTACCAGCAATTTTTGGATGATGAACAGTAAAATTGCCAACTTACCAAAACCATTCTTTGTTCTTGCCCCCATGGATGATGTTACAGATACTGTTTTTAGGCAGATTGTGGCAGATTTAGCTCCTCCAGATTTATTTTTCACAGAATTTGTCAATGTTGATGGTCTTCAGAGTCCTGGCAGAGGTAAACTATTACCAAAGTTAAGGTTTGCAGATAAAGAACATCCAATCATTGCTCAAATTTGGGGAAAAAACCCTAAAAATTATTACAAAACCACAAAGGATATTATTGCTATGGGGTATGACGGCGTTGATATCAATATGGGGTGCCCTGACAAGGCAGTAGTCAAAAATGGTTGCTGTAGTGCATTGATTGAGAATCGAGAATTGGCAGGGCAGATTATCGAGTCAGTTAAGCAGGCTTCACAAGACTCCTTCCCTGTTTCCGTTAAAACACGTGTAGGATTTACAACGATAGACATGAGCTGGATAGAGTTTCTGCTATCACAAAAACTTAACATGTTAACAGTTCATCTAAGGACTACAAAAGAAATGTCTAAGGTACCAGCACATTGGGAGTTAATGGACGAAATAGTGGCTTTGCGGGATGCAATCTCCCCTTCTACGTTGTTGGTTGGAAACGGAGATGTTTTATCACGGGAACAAGGTCTTGTACTCGCTAAATCACATAAGTTAGATGGAGTAATGATTGGTCGAGGTGTATTTAGCGACCCAAAAGTATTTATGGATAATTCTGATTGGAGTCAAGCAACAAAACAGGTGAGAATAGATTTGTATCGCAAACATGTGGAACTGTTCGCAAGCACTTGGCAAAATAACGAGAGGCGCATTCCTACCCTGAATAAATTTTGTAAAGTATATATTCAAGGTTTTGACGGAGCGAAAGAGTTACGAGAACGGCTAATGAATGCAAAAACTACAATAGAATTGACCTCAATATTAAACTCATGTCAAGAAACCGAGAAATTGTGAATAAAAACAGGTATAGTTAGTGTTGATGACATTGCCTAACATACAAATACTAGCTCAGGTACAAGAAGACGGTAGCTTTTCTGTTGGTGTGTTGACTGTTACGGCTCTTATTATTGGCTTGCCTATTCTATTATTGATTGTTTGGTTGAAAGTCGATCAAATCAGACATAAAAGGCCTTTGCAAGAAATTGATCCGAATGTTAAATACACCTTTTGGCATCACATCAAGGTTGTTACAATACCAATGTTCTCTTATCGCATAACCTTCATGGTTCAAAAACGTAAATAGCCTCTTCCAATCCCTAACCATAACCAGTACAATAATACTCAGTACATTAAGTAGTTGAGTGGTACCAACAAGTCGTAGTAAGTCATACTTACATACATCATATGTAACACCCTGTATTCATCACGAATACCTTATCTCAACAACTAATTAACGAATTAGTAGTATATAACAACTAATCTATAGATAAATACGAATTCATTAATATGAAACTAAACCCCAAAGCCCTACTATCCAAACTACCACTACCTTTTTGGGCCTCCTTCTATCTCTTCCTCATCATACTCACCATACCAGTACTAGCTTATATAGGAACACTCAGTAAAGCAGACCCCGGAACCCTAACAGTAACCATCAATCAAAAAACAGGAACAACAGATCCTAACCCTTCCTACACTTCTGTATTCACTGTAGTATTCAGTGAAGCCATAGACAGTAATACCTTCACTAATACAGACATTACATTAGGTGGTACAGCCCCAGGTCAAACTATCCAATCCATCACCGAAGCTGGAACCTTCAACAAAACTACCTATGAAGTCAGAATCCAAGCTACTGGAGCCGGGACCATCGTACCGAGTATTGGACAGGAGTTAGTCAGTGCGGTCAATGGTGGGAGTGGGACCAATCAAGCCAGCACGAGTACGGATAATAGCGTGACGTATGATGGGACGTATAGTCCGAATGAGTTTGTGTTTAAAATTAATATGGTTAGTTCAGGAAAATTTTATATACATAATTCAGATCACCCTGATATTCCTGGAAGCTTTACTGTAGATTGTAATAACGACGGCACGAATGAATTTATAAATGTATCAGTACTTGCGGATTGTAATTATGTTTCTTCGGGTGAGTATGTAGTGAGCATAACTGGTTATTTGCCTCACACGATATTTAGTGGTGGGACAGCGCAAGATCAGCCTACCCCCATGGATATTATTCAATGGGGTAATATGCAATGGAATAGCATGGTTTATATGTTTAATAATTCTTATGATGTGACCATATCCGCTATTGATGCACCAAATTTGAGTAATGTTACAGATATGAGTTATATGTTTTCTGGTGCAAACCTATGCCACGGTTTTAATATGTTACTTCAACCATGCGCGTCTGGATTTAATTCAAACATCAATCATTGGAATGTTAGCAATGTTACGAATATGAGCTATATGTTTAATGCTTCAACAGCCTTCAATAAACCACTCAATAATTGGGACACAAGTAGTGTTACAAATATGACTGGTATGTTCAGTCATGCGAATTCCTTTAATCAGCCACTTAATAATTGGAATGTCAGTAATGTCACAGACATGAGCTATATGTTCGGTAAAAAACCACTAACATTAAATCCACAATGGTCGTTTGCGCCCAATTCCTTCAATCAACCACTCAATAATTGGGACACAAGTAGTGTTACAAATATGACTGGTATGTTTGAGGATTCGACAGTTTTTAACCAACCATTAAATAATTGGAATACTGGAAACGTTACTAATATGCAGGATATGTTTAGGGAGTCAGCCGCCTTCAATGCGGACATCAGCACTTGGAATACTAGCAATGTTACTAACATGAGTTATATGTTTGGATGGGAGCGGGAACGAGATACGCCACCAATAGGGCCAACTGGTCACGTACCTTTCAATCAACCACTAAATAATTGGAATGTCAGCAATGTTACGAATATGAGCAATATGTTCAGACTAACAAGCCAATTCAATCAACCACTCAATAATTGGGACACAAGTAGTGTTACAAATATGACTGGTATGTTTCAGAGGAACCCTATTTTTAACCAACCATTAAGCGATTGGAATACTAGCAACGTTACGTCTATGAGAAATATGTTTGCTAATGCATCCTCATTCAATCAGTCGTTGAATAGTTGGAGTGTTAATAACGTTTCAGATATGGGATTTATGTTTGATAGTGCTACAACTTTCAATCAACCCCTAAATAATTGGAATGTCAGCAATGTTACGAATATGGGTTATATGTTCAGGGCTACTACTCAATTTAACCAACCATTAAGCGATTGGAATACTGGAAACGTTACTAATATGGGTGCAATGTTCTTAGGGGCTAGTAGTTTTAACCAATCTTTAGGTGAGTGGAATATAGGTAGTGTTACTAGTATTGGCCTATTTGGCAATACTTCTGGCCTTTCTGTTTCCAACTACGACAATACATTAATAGGATGGTCGTCTCAATCTCTTCATAACTATCTAACCTTTGATGCTGGTACTAGTAAGTATTGTAACTCAGAAACACAAAGACAGAGTATTATCACTAACCACTCCTGGACTATTAATGATAGTGGTAAAGATTGTAGCTCTATTGGTTCAACTGAATTCATCACTACCTGGAAGACAGACAATCCAGGAGTCAGCGGAAGCAACCAAATAACTATACCTACCTTTTCAGGAGAAACCTACAACTATAACGTAGACTGGGGAGACTCCACCACCAGCTCTAACCAAACCGGAAATTCAACCCACACCTACTCATCACCAGGAACCTACACAGTTAAGATAACCGGAACCTTCCCTAGGATATACTTCAATGGAACAACCGACCATGACAAAATCCTAACTATTGAACAATGGGGAACAAACCCTTGGACGTCAATGGCTCATGCATTTGAAGGGGCATCTAATTTAACAATTCCTGCTACTGATGCACCGAATCTATCTGGTGTAACAGATATGAGCTATATGTTCTCTAGCGCCTCCAACTTCAACTCCGATCTCAGCTCTTGGGATACCAGTAATGTTACGAATATGAGCTATATGTTCTCTAGCGCCTCCAGCTTCAACTCCGATCTCAGCTCTTGGAATACTAGTAATGTTACGAATATGAGCTATATGTTCTCTAGCGCCTCCAGCTTCAACTCCGATCTCAGCTCTTGGAATACTAGCAATGTTACGGATATGAGCTATATGTTCTCTAGCGCCTCCAACTTCAACTCCGATCTTAGCTCTTGGAATACTCAATGTTACTATGAGCGGTATGTTCTAGCGCCCAG from Candidatus Nomurabacteria bacterium harbors:
- a CDS encoding BspA family leucine-rich repeat surface protein; this encodes MKLNPKALLSKLPLPFWASFYLFLIILTIPVLAYIGTLSKADPGTLTVTINQKTGTTDPNPSYTSVFTVVFSEAIDSNTFTNTDITLGGTAPGQTIQSITEAGTFNKTTYEVRIQATGAGTIVPSIGQELVSAVNGGSGTNQASTSTDNSVTYDGTYSPNEFVFKINMVSSGKFYIHNSDHPDIPGSFTVDCNNDGTNEFINVSVLADCNYVSSGEYVVSITGYLPHTIFSGGTAQDQPTPMDIIQWGNMQWNSMVYMFNNSYDVTISAIDAPNLSNVTDMSYMFSGANLCHGFNMLLQPCASGFNSNINHWNVSNVTNMSYMFNASTAFNKPLNNWDTSSVTNMTGMFSHANSFNQPLNNWNVSNVTDMSYMFGKKPLTLNPQWSFAPNSFNQPLNNWDTSSVTNMTGMFEDSTVFNQPLNNWNTGNVTNMQDMFRESAAFNADISTWNTSNVTNMSYMFGWERERDTPPIGPTGHVPFNQPLNNWNVSNVTNMSNMFRLTSQFNQPLNNWDTSSVTNMTGMFQRNPIFNQPLSDWNTSNVTSMRNMFANASSFNQSLNSWSVNNVSDMGFMFDSATTFNQPLNNWNVSNVTNMGYMFRATTQFNQPLSDWNTGNVTNMGAMFLGASSFNQSLGEWNIGSVTSIGLFGNTSGLSVSNYDNTLIGWSSQSLHNYLTFDAGTSKYCNSETQRQSIITNHSWTINDSGKDCSSIGSTEFITTWKTDNPGVSGSNQITIPTFSGETYNYNVDWGDSTTSSNQTGNSTHTYSSPGTYTVKITGTFPRIYFNGTTDHDKILTIEQWGTNPWTSMAHAFEGASNLTIPATDAPNLSGVTDMSYMFSSASNFNSDLSSWDTSNVTNMSYMFSSASSFNSDLSSWNTSNVTNMSYMFSSASSFNSDLSSWNTSNVTDMSYMFSSASNFNSDLSSWNTQCYYERYVLAPSFNSDLSSWNTSNVTDMMVCSQRLQLQLRS
- a CDS encoding tRNA-dihydrouridine synthase, whose product is MMNSKIANLPKPFFVLAPMDDVTDTVFRQIVADLAPPDLFFTEFVNVDGLQSPGRGKLLPKLRFADKEHPIIAQIWGKNPKNYYKTTKDIIAMGYDGVDINMGCPDKAVVKNGCCSALIENRELAGQIIESVKQASQDSFPVSVKTRVGFTTIDMSWIEFLLSQKLNMLTVHLRTTKEMSKVPAHWELMDEIVALRDAISPSTLLVGNGDVLSREQGLVLAKSHKLDGVMIGRGVFSDPKVFMDNSDWSQATKQVRIDLYRKHVELFASTWQNNERRIPTLNKFCKVYIQGFDGAKELRERLMNAKTTIELTSILNSCQETEKL